Proteins co-encoded in one Rhizobium sp. NZLR1 genomic window:
- a CDS encoding 3-keto-5-aminohexanoate cleavage protein has product MPLAMNRDVFITCAVTGAGDTISRSSHVPITPKQIAASAIDAAKAGAAVVHCHVRDPETGAASRRNDLYREVTDRIRSADIDVVLNLTAGMGGDMIFGDVESPLPLNPKGTDMAGATERVSHVAECLPEICTLDCGTMNFNLGDYVMTNTPAMLRAMAKKMTDLGVRPEIEAFDTGHLWFAKQLAEEGLIEDPVLIQLCMGIPWGAPDDLNTFMAMVNNVPDSWTFSAFSIGRNAMAYPAAAVLAGGNVRVGLEDNLFVGKGQLATNAQLVEKAVQVVEGMGARIIGPEDVRKKLKLTKR; this is encoded by the coding sequence ATGCCTCTTGCGATGAACCGCGATGTTTTCATCACCTGCGCCGTCACCGGCGCCGGCGATACGATTTCCAGATCCAGCCATGTTCCCATTACTCCCAAGCAGATCGCCGCCTCCGCGATCGACGCCGCCAAGGCTGGGGCGGCTGTTGTTCACTGCCATGTCCGCGATCCTGAAACGGGGGCCGCCAGCCGCCGCAACGATCTCTATAGGGAAGTCACCGACCGCATCCGCTCGGCGGATATCGACGTCGTCCTCAATCTCACCGCCGGCATGGGCGGGGATATGATTTTCGGGGATGTCGAAAGCCCCCTTCCCCTCAATCCGAAGGGCACGGATATGGCAGGGGCCACCGAGCGCGTCAGCCATGTCGCCGAATGCCTGCCGGAGATCTGCACGCTCGACTGCGGCACCATGAATTTCAACCTTGGCGACTATGTCATGACCAACACGCCTGCCATGCTGCGGGCGATGGCGAAGAAGATGACGGATCTCGGCGTGCGGCCGGAGATCGAAGCTTTCGACACCGGCCATCTCTGGTTCGCCAAACAGCTTGCCGAGGAAGGCCTCATCGAAGACCCGGTGCTGATCCAGCTCTGCATGGGCATTCCGTGGGGCGCGCCCGACGATCTCAATACCTTCATGGCGATGGTCAACAACGTGCCCGATAGCTGGACCTTCTCGGCCTTCTCGATTGGCCGCAACGCCATGGCCTACCCGGCGGCAGCGGTTCTTGCCGGCGGCAATGTGCGCGTCGGCCTGGAAGACAACCTCTTCGTCGGCAAGGGCCAGCTCGCCACCAATGCGCAGCTCGTCGAAAAGGCCGTGCAGGTGGTCGAAGGCATGGGGGCGCGGATCATCGGCCCGGAAGACGTGCGCAAGAAACTCAAACTGACGAAGCGCTGA
- a CDS encoding transporter substrate-binding domain-containing protein yields MLRISLQTMLRGALIAGGLGMLLIAAAPIQATAQDRTPMRIAVEGAFPPFNYVDANNKLQGFDIDVANALCEVGKFECQFIIEKWDDIIPDLVADKYDAIISSMSMSLERRQKVAFTEKYYNSPSVFIARKDSPISDVSPAALSGKILGVTSSTAQESYANHLYPEMKKKVFRSSPELYKGLSDGSVDIILEDKLAIYDWIANTKAGTCCEFKGPDLVDVTYFGEGAGIALRLDDKERLTRLNEALKSIKADGTYDMINAKYFPFSIQ; encoded by the coding sequence ATGCTGCGCATATCCCTTCAGACTATGTTGCGCGGAGCACTGATTGCGGGGGGCTTGGGTATGTTATTGATCGCGGCCGCGCCAATCCAGGCGACCGCGCAAGATCGTACGCCGATGAGGATTGCCGTCGAAGGGGCATTTCCGCCCTTTAATTACGTCGATGCAAACAACAAGCTTCAAGGCTTCGACATCGATGTTGCCAACGCCCTTTGCGAGGTCGGCAAGTTCGAATGCCAGTTCATCATCGAGAAGTGGGACGACATAATTCCCGATCTCGTTGCCGATAAATACGACGCGATCATCTCATCCATGTCGATGAGCCTCGAGCGGCGTCAAAAGGTTGCTTTCACTGAAAAATACTACAACAGCCCGTCCGTGTTCATCGCTCGGAAAGATTCGCCGATCAGCGATGTCAGCCCCGCCGCCCTCAGCGGCAAGATTCTCGGGGTGACGTCGTCGACAGCGCAGGAATCCTACGCCAACCATCTCTATCCGGAGATGAAAAAGAAGGTCTTTCGGTCTTCGCCTGAATTGTACAAGGGGCTGTCGGACGGCAGTGTCGATATCATTCTGGAAGACAAACTCGCCATCTACGACTGGATCGCCAATACGAAGGCTGGAACCTGCTGCGAGTTCAAAGGACCGGATCTGGTCGACGTCACATACTTCGGTGAAGGTGCCGGCATCGCGTTGCGCCTGGATGACAAGGAACGTCTTACGCGCTTGAACGAAGCGTTGAAGAGCATCAAGGCGGACGGGACCTATGACATGATCAACGCAAAATATTTCCCGTTCAGCATCCAGTAG
- the fdhA gene encoding formaldehyde dehydrogenase, glutathione-independent gives MSKNRGVVYLRPGKVEVRDLDDPKLEAPDGRRIEHGVILKVISTNICGSDQHMVRGRTTAMPGLVLGHEITGEIIEKGIDVEMLDIGDIVSVPFNVACGRCRCCKSQDTGVCLTVNPSRAGGAYGYVDMGGWIGGQARYVTIPYADFNLLKIPDRDKAMAKIRDLTMLSDILPTGFHGAVRAGVGVGSTVYVAGAGPVGLAAAASARILGAAVVMIGDFNKDRLAHAARVGFEPIDLSKSDRLGDMIAQVVGSNEVDSAIDAVGFEARGHSGGEQPAIVLNQMMEITRAAGSIGIPGLYVTEDPGAVDNAAKHGNLALRFGLGWAKAQSFHTGQTPVLKYNRQLMQAILHDRLPIADIVNAKVIPLDDAAAGYESFDHGAAMKYVLDPHGDVAKAA, from the coding sequence ATGAGCAAGAATAGAGGCGTCGTTTATTTGCGGCCGGGCAAGGTCGAGGTTCGCGATCTCGACGATCCGAAACTGGAAGCGCCCGATGGCCGCCGCATCGAACACGGCGTCATTCTGAAGGTAATATCGACCAACATTTGCGGCTCCGACCAGCACATGGTCCGTGGCCGTACCACGGCAATGCCGGGTCTGGTCCTCGGCCACGAGATCACCGGCGAGATCATCGAGAAAGGCATCGACGTCGAGATGCTCGACATCGGCGATATCGTCTCGGTACCCTTCAATGTCGCCTGCGGCCGTTGCCGCTGCTGCAAGTCCCAGGATACCGGTGTCTGCCTCACCGTAAACCCGTCCCGCGCCGGTGGCGCTTATGGTTATGTCGACATGGGCGGCTGGATCGGCGGACAGGCGCGCTACGTCACCATCCCCTATGCGGATTTCAACCTGCTGAAAATCCCCGATCGGGACAAGGCGATGGCGAAGATCCGCGATCTCACCATGCTCTCCGATATTCTGCCCACCGGTTTCCATGGCGCAGTGCGCGCCGGTGTCGGGGTCGGCTCGACCGTCTACGTCGCTGGCGCCGGCCCTGTCGGCCTTGCGGCTGCGGCTTCGGCACGCATCCTCGGCGCCGCGGTCGTCATGATCGGTGACTTCAACAAGGATCGTCTGGCGCATGCGGCGAGGGTCGGTTTCGAACCGATCGATCTCTCCAAGAGCGACCGTCTTGGCGACATGATCGCCCAGGTCGTCGGCAGCAACGAGGTGGATAGCGCCATCGATGCGGTCGGCTTCGAGGCACGCGGCCATTCGGGCGGCGAACAGCCTGCGATCGTGCTCAACCAGATGATGGAGATTACCCGAGCCGCAGGCTCGATCGGTATTCCCGGCCTCTACGTCACCGAGGATCCGGGCGCCGTCGACAATGCCGCCAAACACGGCAATCTTGCGCTCCGCTTCGGTCTCGGCTGGGCCAAGGCGCAATCTTTCCACACCGGCCAGACGCCGGTGCTCAAATACAATCGTCAGCTCATGCAGGCGATCCTCCACGACCGGCTGCCCATTGCCGATATCGTCAATGCCAAGGTCATCCCGCTCGACGATGCCGCCGCTGGATATGAGAGCTTCGACCATGGAGCCGCGATGAAATATGTCCTCGATCCGCATGGAGACGTCGCGAAAGCCGCATAG
- a CDS encoding LysR substrate-binding domain-containing protein, whose protein sequence is MHQPIESDLLRTFLVVAETSNFSVAAQRIGRTQSAVSTQVKRLEEAIGESLFERGARGVLLTRQGMQLVPYARRVIDLLNEAAATIRSKPLDGPVRIGIPEEYSQTVLPAALAAFAVRHPAVEVTVSCDYTVRNLAALERDELDLAVVFDWSDQNKGEVLCVDPTVWVTSMVHRLHDIDPLPVATYRNSTWSRDFALRSLEQIGRNYRIAFIADTGSGLKNAVTAGLAVTTLSRSSIPLGCRELTAEDGFPPVDSSKVVLRRSTFRSSEAVRELAEMVREAFQPMAAPAMV, encoded by the coding sequence ATGCACCAGCCGATCGAAAGCGACCTGTTGAGAACCTTCCTGGTCGTCGCCGAGACGTCGAACTTCTCCGTTGCTGCCCAGCGCATCGGGCGGACGCAATCGGCCGTCAGCACCCAGGTCAAGAGGCTCGAGGAGGCGATCGGCGAAAGTCTTTTCGAACGCGGCGCCCGCGGCGTGCTGCTCACTCGCCAGGGCATGCAACTGGTGCCTTATGCCCGCAGGGTGATCGATCTCCTGAACGAGGCCGCCGCGACGATCCGCAGTAAGCCTCTCGACGGGCCGGTGCGCATCGGAATTCCCGAGGAATACAGCCAGACGGTGCTGCCGGCCGCCCTTGCGGCTTTTGCCGTGCGCCATCCTGCGGTCGAGGTCACGGTGTCCTGCGACTACACGGTCCGCAACCTTGCCGCCCTGGAACGGGACGAACTCGATCTCGCCGTCGTTTTCGACTGGAGCGACCAGAACAAAGGCGAAGTCCTCTGCGTCGATCCGACAGTCTGGGTCACATCGATGGTTCACCGGCTGCACGACATCGATCCGCTGCCCGTTGCGACCTATCGCAACTCCACGTGGTCACGCGATTTTGCGCTCCGGTCGCTGGAGCAGATCGGCCGCAACTACCGGATCGCCTTCATCGCCGATACCGGCTCGGGGCTGAAGAATGCCGTGACCGCGGGCCTTGCCGTCACGACGCTTTCCCGCAGCAGCATCCCGCTCGGCTGCCGGGAGCTGACCGCCGAAGACGGTTTTCCGCCGGTCGATTCCTCGAAGGTCGTGCTTCGCCGGAGCACTTTCCGTTCCAGCGAAGCCGTACGGGAGCTTGCCGAAATGGTGCGCGAAGCCTTCCAGCCTATGGCGGCGCCGGCGATGGTGTGA
- a CDS encoding carnitine 3-dehydrogenase: protein MTRISKAACIGGGVIGGGWIARFLLAGIDVDVFDPHPEAGRIVGEVIANAERAYAMLTGAPLPPRGRLSFTKTLEEAVTDADWIQESVPERLDLKRRVLTEIDAVARPDALIGSSTSGLLPTDLQRDMKHPERLFVAHPYNPVYLLPLVEIVGGEKTSAATIHAAMEKLVPIGMKGVHIAKEIEAFVGDRLLEALWREALWLIHDDICTVETLDDVIRYSFGLRWAQMGLFQTYRIAGGEAGMRHFLAQFGPCLAWPWTKLTDVVDLDDALIEKIGRQSDEQAAGLSIRELERIRDENLVGVLQALKGGDGGKGWGAGKLLKDFEQSLWAEGGGATASFDPSKPLRLIEAKVSPAWVDYNGHMTEHRYLQVFGDTSDALLRLIGVDLAYVEAGQSYYTVETHIRHLGEAKLGQAIHATCRILSVDEKRLHLFHTLYDTATDEALATAEHMLLHVDSKAGKAVPAPAALLDKAKAIANAHAALALPEGVGRHIGQKR, encoded by the coding sequence ATGACAAGGATCAGCAAGGCGGCTTGTATCGGCGGCGGCGTCATCGGCGGCGGGTGGATCGCCCGTTTCCTGCTGGCCGGCATCGACGTTGATGTGTTCGACCCGCATCCGGAAGCGGGCCGCATCGTCGGCGAGGTGATCGCCAATGCCGAAAGAGCCTATGCCATGCTAACCGGCGCACCGCTGCCGCCGCGCGGCAGGCTTAGCTTCACCAAGACGCTAGAGGAAGCCGTCACAGATGCGGACTGGATCCAGGAAAGTGTGCCGGAAAGGCTCGATCTCAAGCGCCGCGTGCTGACCGAGATCGATGCCGTAGCGCGTCCGGATGCGCTGATCGGCTCTTCCACGTCAGGGCTGCTGCCAACCGATCTGCAGCGCGACATGAAGCATCCCGAACGCCTGTTCGTCGCTCACCCTTATAATCCCGTCTATCTGCTGCCGCTCGTCGAAATCGTCGGCGGAGAGAAGACCTCGGCGGCGACCATCCATGCGGCGATGGAAAAACTGGTCCCGATCGGCATGAAGGGCGTTCATATCGCCAAGGAGATCGAGGCCTTCGTCGGCGACCGGCTGCTCGAAGCACTCTGGCGCGAGGCCTTGTGGCTCATCCACGACGATATCTGCACCGTCGAGACGCTCGACGACGTCATCCGCTATTCCTTCGGCCTACGCTGGGCGCAGATGGGTCTGTTCCAGACCTACCGCATCGCCGGCGGCGAGGCCGGGATGCGCCACTTCCTCGCCCAGTTCGGTCCCTGCCTTGCCTGGCCCTGGACCAAGCTCACCGATGTCGTCGATCTCGACGATGCACTGATCGAAAAGATCGGCCGGCAATCCGACGAACAGGCGGCCGGTCTCTCGATCCGCGAACTCGAACGCATCCGCGACGAAAACCTCGTCGGCGTCCTGCAGGCGCTGAAAGGCGGCGATGGCGGCAAGGGCTGGGGCGCCGGCAAGCTGCTGAAGGATTTCGAGCAATCGCTCTGGGCAGAAGGCGGCGGTGCGACCGCGTCTTTCGACCCATCGAAACCGCTGCGGCTCATCGAGGCAAAAGTCAGCCCCGCCTGGGTCGACTATAACGGCCATATGACCGAGCACCGCTACCTCCAGGTTTTCGGCGACACCTCCGACGCATTGCTGCGCCTCATCGGCGTCGATCTCGCTTATGTCGAGGCGGGGCAGAGCTATTACACGGTGGAAACCCACATCCGTCATCTCGGCGAGGCGAAGCTCGGCCAGGCAATCCATGCGACCTGCCGGATTCTGTCCGTCGACGAAAAGCGGCTGCATCTCTTCCATACTCTCTACGACACGGCGACGGACGAAGCTCTGGCAACCGCCGAGCACATGCTGCTGCACGTCGACAGCAAGGCCGGCAAGGCTGTGCCAGCGCCGGCCGCCCTGCTCGACAAGGCGAAGGCGATCGCGAACGCCCATGCGGCGTTGGCGCTGCCTGAAGGCGTCGGCCGCCACATCGGCCAGAAGCGCTAG
- a CDS encoding acyl-CoA dehydrogenase family protein: MDFGLSQEQEMIVETVRTFVETEIYPHENEVERTGIVPPELGRDIQRKCVDLGFYACNFPEEVGGAGIDHVTFTLVERELGRGSLGLTVFFGRPSGILMACEGEQRERYLLPAVRGEKIDALAITEPDAGSDMRGMKCAARRDGGDFVLNGTKHFISHADVADFVIVFAATGEEETPKGIKKKITAFLVDRGTPGFEILKGYDSVSHRGYHNSTLNFADCRIPEAQVLGEVHRGFDIANQWLYGTRLTVAATCVGRARRVFEMALPYAAERKQFGRPIGANQGVSFKLADMITEIDAAEWLTLSAAWRLDAGLSADRQIASAKLYASEMLARVTDEAIQIFGGMGLMDDLPLARFWRDARVERIWDGTSEIQRHIISRDLLRPLGA; the protein is encoded by the coding sequence ATGGATTTCGGTCTCAGCCAAGAACAGGAAATGATCGTCGAGACGGTCCGCACCTTCGTTGAAACCGAAATCTATCCGCATGAGAACGAGGTCGAGCGGACCGGCATCGTCCCGCCGGAACTCGGCCGCGATATCCAGCGCAAATGCGTCGATCTCGGCTTCTACGCCTGCAATTTCCCCGAGGAGGTCGGCGGCGCCGGCATCGACCATGTCACCTTCACGCTGGTCGAGCGCGAGCTCGGGCGCGGCTCGCTCGGGCTGACGGTTTTTTTCGGTCGGCCCTCGGGCATTCTGATGGCCTGCGAGGGCGAGCAGCGCGAGCGTTACCTGCTGCCCGCGGTGCGTGGCGAGAAGATCGACGCGCTTGCCATCACCGAGCCGGACGCCGGCTCTGATATGCGCGGCATGAAGTGTGCTGCCCGCCGCGACGGCGGCGATTTCGTCTTGAACGGCACGAAACATTTCATCTCCCATGCCGACGTCGCCGATTTCGTGATCGTCTTTGCCGCGACGGGCGAAGAGGAAACGCCGAAGGGCATCAAGAAGAAGATCACCGCTTTCCTGGTGGACCGCGGCACGCCGGGGTTTGAAATCCTGAAGGGCTACGATTCCGTTTCGCATCGCGGCTACCACAACTCGACGCTCAACTTCGCAGATTGCCGCATCCCCGAAGCCCAAGTGTTGGGCGAGGTGCATCGCGGCTTCGATATTGCCAATCAATGGCTTTACGGCACGCGGCTGACGGTTGCCGCCACCTGCGTCGGCCGGGCGCGGCGTGTCTTCGAGATGGCCCTGCCCTATGCCGCCGAGCGCAAACAGTTCGGCAGGCCGATCGGCGCCAATCAGGGCGTGTCGTTCAAGCTCGCCGATATGATCACCGAGATCGACGCGGCCGAATGGCTGACGCTTTCAGCCGCCTGGCGGCTCGATGCCGGCCTGTCGGCCGACCGGCAGATCGCTTCGGCCAAGCTCTACGCCTCCGAAATGCTGGCGAGGGTGACGGATGAGGCGATCCAGATCTTCGGCGGCATGGGGCTGATGGACGATCTGCCGCTTGCCCGCTTCTGGCGCGATGCCCGCGTCGAGCGCATCTGGGACGGCACATCGGAAATCCAGCGGCATATCATCAGCCGCGACCTGCTTCGGCCTCTGGGAGCATGA
- a CDS encoding GlxA family transcriptional regulator encodes MLQRSTERLDIDLLVLPDANLILIASVIEPLRGANRIAGSELYRWRLLTPDGAPVPTTSDIAIPAQGIFQATRDEAPLFVLASYNWRRSATPALKMQLSQAARYRTTIAGIESGTWLLAEASLLDGLSATVHWEDYEDFALAYPEVRAVKDRFVIDGKRLTTSGSLPTVDLMLEVIRQRQGYSLALEVSRLFRYEHPSFHADEPLAAASAGLRMQDSRVTQAVRLMEEHIEQPLVLARLARRVGISARHLQDLFQQSIGAPPHVHYLALRLNTARRKVIETTASFADIAAATGFNSASAFARSYRASFSESPSETRRRLRRRITPSPAPP; translated from the coding sequence TTGCTGCAGCGATCGACTGAACGGCTTGATATCGACCTTCTCGTCCTGCCGGATGCGAACCTGATCCTGATCGCGTCTGTCATCGAGCCGCTGCGCGGCGCCAACCGCATCGCCGGCAGTGAACTCTATCGCTGGCGGCTGCTGACGCCGGATGGAGCGCCGGTCCCGACCACCAGCGATATCGCCATCCCGGCCCAGGGGATATTCCAGGCGACGCGGGACGAGGCGCCGCTGTTCGTGCTTGCGAGTTATAATTGGCGCCGCAGCGCGACGCCGGCGCTGAAGATGCAGCTGTCGCAGGCCGCCCGCTACCGTACGACAATCGCCGGCATCGAGTCCGGTACCTGGCTGCTGGCCGAGGCAAGCCTGCTCGACGGCCTGTCGGCAACCGTTCACTGGGAAGACTATGAGGATTTTGCGCTGGCCTATCCTGAGGTGCGGGCCGTCAAGGATCGTTTCGTCATCGACGGCAAGCGGCTGACGACATCGGGATCGCTTCCGACCGTCGATCTGATGCTGGAGGTGATCAGGCAACGGCAAGGCTATTCGCTGGCGCTCGAAGTCAGCCGGCTGTTCCGCTACGAGCATCCGTCTTTCCATGCGGACGAGCCGCTTGCCGCGGCCTCGGCGGGACTGCGCATGCAGGATTCCCGCGTGACGCAGGCGGTGCGGCTGATGGAGGAGCATATCGAGCAGCCATTGGTGCTCGCGCGGCTTGCCCGCAGGGTGGGCATCAGCGCCCGGCATCTGCAGGATCTTTTCCAGCAGAGCATCGGCGCACCGCCGCATGTGCATTATTTGGCGCTACGCCTGAACACAGCGCGCCGCAAGGTGATCGAGACGACAGCCTCCTTCGCCGACATCGCCGCAGCGACCGGCTTCAATTCGGCTTCGGCCTTTGCGAGAAGCTACCGGGCGAGTTTCTCCGAGAGCCCCTCCGAGACGAGGCGCCGACTGCGCCGCCGCATCACACCATCGCCGGCGCCGCCATAG
- a CDS encoding EamA family transporter encodes MTIENPTTRLAGSEHEKGVLLIVAATLAWSASGVYARLLTTDVWTAIAWRSLFGGLFLLIPCLFLEGGISRRQWRSVFHPSGLAMIACQTFSQGCFIGALYMTTVANVTMIYATTPFIAALFGWLILKERVARRTLIAGGVSLFGVAVIVASSIGGGTGWGDLLALGMTASFALVIIIPRINPGVPSLPPTVVSAFLTLVIFAPFGSVGSLDLHNWIVLAAFGATNFSLALVLFLAGAKRMPPAEAALIGTMEIVLTPFWVWLLFSEQPPVATYFGGAIILGAVFWHTAIDFNLGRWSRD; translated from the coding sequence GTGACCATTGAAAATCCGACCACACGCCTCGCAGGCAGCGAGCACGAGAAGGGTGTGCTTCTCATCGTTGCCGCGACGCTCGCCTGGAGTGCGAGCGGCGTTTACGCGCGGCTCCTGACCACCGACGTATGGACGGCGATCGCCTGGCGGTCGTTGTTCGGCGGCCTGTTTCTGCTGATCCCCTGCCTTTTCCTCGAAGGGGGCATCTCGCGGCGGCAATGGCGTTCCGTTTTCCATCCCTCGGGACTTGCGATGATCGCGTGCCAGACCTTCAGTCAGGGCTGCTTCATCGGGGCGCTCTATATGACCACCGTCGCCAATGTGACGATGATCTATGCTACGACGCCGTTCATCGCAGCCTTGTTCGGCTGGCTCATCCTCAAGGAGAGGGTCGCCAGGCGGACGCTGATTGCCGGCGGCGTCTCGCTCTTCGGCGTTGCGGTCATCGTCGCCTCGTCGATCGGCGGGGGCACCGGCTGGGGCGACCTGCTGGCGCTCGGCATGACCGCGTCGTTTGCGCTTGTTATCATCATTCCGCGTATCAATCCCGGCGTGCCGAGCCTGCCGCCGACTGTCGTCAGCGCTTTTCTGACCCTCGTCATCTTCGCGCCGTTCGGTTCGGTCGGCTCACTCGACCTGCACAACTGGATCGTCCTTGCCGCCTTCGGCGCGACTAACTTCTCCCTCGCGCTGGTGCTATTCCTTGCCGGCGCGAAGCGGATGCCGCCGGCCGAGGCAGCGCTGATCGGCACGATGGAAATCGTGCTGACGCCCTTCTGGGTCTGGCTGCTGTTTTCGGAGCAGCCGCCCGTCGCCACCTATTTCGGCGGGGCGATCATCCTCGGCGCCGTGTTCTGGCACACGGCGATCGACTTCAACCTGGGCCGGTGGTCACGTGACTAG
- a CDS encoding EAL domain-containing protein yields MVSRGLGLQIVVPSSSNTFQQSWIASGRILFLIAVSGLGAIGLVVLSALWAGTESDAAALDRQRQLVNARLREQVDQVAHVIGQFGNGYLTRVYPAARSTGGSSSLEAVLTAAAGSAISQTAMSAFGYDQAFVVDEKAQLLMLADAQTEKRYRWMKPLFLPLLQDARLGVRQGTVSERTPSSMESRLANATRSNRALANLMRLEGRPTIVGVVAINEADQGQQQPTRQFLIVVRFIDGAALDELSRQQGLNGARFARTADADENEVAFQIDATANGEPIGFIVWRPDLPGSRVIGRLMPALSIAALVIAILFSVLLVRLRSSLGELKKSELHARQLALHDVLTDLPNRALFAIRFDECLAETKNSAERSAVALLDLDRFKAVNDTFGHAAGDELIRMAAERIRSILRPGDTLARLGGDEFALLLRDIKDHDQVLPAICEAIVAELGKPFPLLRGEAVARVGGSIGVTVVPDAGRNADDIMRYADVALYEAKMGGRGQWRVYSPSMDGGRNARDILKNELREVLAKSMASSGDGPRSDPAANRPDFGSLEVYYQTVHRAEGGYSASGAEALVRWRHSQRGLLTPASFIPVAEEGGLIDALGFWVLREACRAACKWPEDTFVAVNVSPAQLRRPNFAEEVFAVLQESGLPPSRLELELTESSLIEDNSDVYSVLKSLRSRGIQISLDDFGTGFSCLSHLMRFDIDRIKIDRSFVSLLGTKANGAAIIGAIVALSRNLGISTTAEGVETEYQRDFLAALGCTDLQGYFFSKPVPLRELDCFREPESTTRLLTIAPGAVA; encoded by the coding sequence GTGGTGTCCAGGGGTCTAGGCTTGCAAATCGTTGTTCCTTCCAGCTCCAATACGTTTCAGCAATCCTGGATCGCCTCGGGAAGAATTCTCTTTCTGATCGCCGTCAGCGGCCTTGGAGCGATTGGACTTGTCGTGCTTTCGGCGCTGTGGGCAGGAACCGAGAGTGACGCTGCCGCCCTTGATCGCCAACGCCAGCTTGTAAATGCGCGCCTGCGCGAACAGGTCGATCAGGTCGCGCATGTTATCGGTCAGTTCGGCAATGGCTACCTCACACGTGTTTATCCTGCCGCCCGATCAACCGGAGGCTCCTCAAGCCTCGAGGCAGTACTGACGGCGGCGGCCGGAAGTGCGATCAGCCAGACCGCAATGTCCGCCTTCGGCTACGACCAGGCTTTCGTCGTCGACGAGAAGGCTCAACTGCTCATGCTGGCGGACGCCCAGACGGAAAAGCGTTATCGCTGGATGAAGCCTCTCTTTTTGCCTCTCCTTCAGGATGCCCGCCTTGGGGTGAGACAAGGGACGGTTTCCGAACGAACGCCGTCCTCGATGGAAAGCCGCCTTGCGAACGCAACCCGCTCCAACCGTGCCTTGGCCAATCTGATGCGGCTGGAAGGCCGGCCGACGATCGTCGGCGTCGTCGCCATCAACGAGGCCGACCAGGGACAGCAGCAGCCGACGCGGCAATTCCTGATCGTCGTTCGGTTTATCGATGGTGCGGCGCTGGACGAATTGAGCCGGCAACAAGGTCTCAACGGCGCGCGCTTCGCGCGCACCGCCGATGCGGACGAAAACGAGGTTGCGTTTCAGATCGACGCCACGGCAAACGGCGAACCGATCGGCTTCATCGTCTGGCGGCCCGATCTTCCGGGTTCAAGAGTGATCGGCCGCTTGATGCCGGCGCTTTCGATTGCCGCCCTGGTGATCGCCATCCTGTTCTCGGTCCTGCTGGTGCGCCTGCGAAGCAGTCTCGGCGAATTGAAGAAAAGCGAGCTGCATGCACGGCAGCTTGCCCTGCATGATGTGCTGACCGACCTTCCCAATCGCGCCTTGTTCGCCATCCGGTTCGACGAGTGCCTGGCCGAGACAAAAAATTCGGCCGAGCGCTCGGCAGTTGCGCTTCTCGACCTCGACCGCTTCAAAGCCGTGAACGACACGTTCGGCCATGCGGCCGGCGATGAACTCATCAGGATGGCTGCGGAGCGGATCCGCTCCATACTGCGTCCAGGCGACACGCTTGCCCGGCTCGGAGGGGACGAATTTGCCCTGCTTCTCCGGGACATCAAAGACCATGATCAAGTTTTGCCGGCAATCTGCGAAGCGATCGTTGCCGAACTTGGCAAGCCCTTCCCGCTTTTGCGAGGCGAGGCGGTCGCCCGCGTCGGCGGCTCGATCGGCGTAACCGTTGTTCCGGATGCCGGCCGGAATGCCGACGACATCATGCGCTACGCCGACGTCGCGCTTTACGAGGCCAAGATGGGCGGGAGAGGTCAATGGCGCGTCTATTCGCCGTCCATGGACGGCGGCAGGAATGCGCGCGACATTCTCAAAAACGAATTGCGCGAAGTTCTGGCTAAAAGCATGGCCTCATCCGGCGACGGTCCACGCTCAGATCCGGCTGCAAACAGGCCGGATTTCGGATCGCTCGAGGTCTATTACCAAACCGTGCATCGTGCCGAGGGCGGATACTCGGCGTCGGGCGCGGAAGCTCTGGTGCGCTGGCGTCACAGTCAGCGTGGACTGTTGACGCCTGCCAGCTTCATCCCTGTCGCCGAGGAGGGTGGTCTCATCGACGCTCTCGGTTTCTGGGTATTGCGCGAAGCCTGCCGAGCCGCCTGCAAATGGCCTGAAGATACGTTCGTTGCCGTCAATGTATCTCCCGCCCAGTTAAGAAGACCGAATTTTGCCGAGGAAGTCTTCGCCGTGCTTCAGGAGAGCGGGCTGCCGCCATCCCGGCTCGAACTCGAGCTCACCGAATCCTCGCTCATCGAGGATAACTCGGACGTCTATTCGGTGCTGAAGTCGCTGCGCAGTCGGGGTATTCAGATTTCGCTCGACGATTTCGGGACCGGATTTTCATGCCTCAGCCACCTGATGCGCTTCGATATCGACCGCATCAAGATCGATCGTTCCTTCGTCTCGCTGCTCGGCACAAAAGCCAACGGGGCAGCTATCATTGGCGCTATCGTCGCGCTCAGCCGCAACCTCGGGATCTCGACGACGGCGGAAGGGGTTGAAACCGAATATCAACGCGACTTTCTGGCCGCCCTCGGCTGCACCGACCTCCAAGGCTACTTCTTCTCCAAACCAGTTCCTCTTCGTGAACTCGATTGTTTCCGGGAACCTGAAAGCACCACTCGATTACTGACGATCGCTCCGGGCGCCGTTGCCTGA